A genomic stretch from Rhineura floridana isolate rRhiFlo1 chromosome 18, rRhiFlo1.hap2, whole genome shotgun sequence includes:
- the LOC133372824 gene encoding trypsin-3-like: MRPCDPWLLLFFFPLIGTAPRLSSKAGDPEHVSRSEEDNGFYFTHDENVQVWSDGERDSQRIIGGYIVAPHSSKYLVSLKRNTGYHFCGGALVSRSWVLTAAHCKTGIHQMLIVAGEYSLSAFEGTEQIFRPARMVVHPDYSAASKNADIMLIKLNRPVAYSPFVSIVPLPQQGAIIRDGRFCKVSGWGYTTPIGGRASDTLRSVHLPIISTWKCNSSSSYAGYITKNMICAGFNSGGKDACQGDSGGPLVCEGRVFGIVSWGHSCASPRYPGVYTAVANFQKWIYKTVFKK, translated from the exons ATGAGGCCCTGCGACCCATGGCTCCTTCTCTTTTTCTTCCCGCTGATTG GGACGGCTCCGCGGCTCAGTTCGAAAGCTGGTGACCCTGAGCATGTCTCCAGGAGTGAAGAGGATAATGGATTCTACTTCACCCATGATGAGAATGTACAGGTGTGGTCAG ATGGCGAGAGAGACTCCCAGCGTATCATTGGGGGCTACATAGTTGCACCCCACTCTTCCAAGTACCTGGTGTCTCTGAAGAGGAATACAGGCTACCATTTCTGTGGCGGAGCGCTGGTCAGCCGGAGCTGGGTCCTGACAGCCGCACACTGCAAAACTGG AATCCATCAGATGCTGATTGTAGCTGGGGAGTATTCACTTTCCGCTTTTGAAGGCACGGAACAGATCTTCCGGCCTGCCCGTATGGTGGTCCATCCAGATTACAGCGCCGCTTCCAAAAATGCAGACATCATGCTGATTAAG CTGAACCGGCCGGTGGCATACAGTCCATTTGTCTCCAtcgtgccccttccccagcaaggAGCGATAATTAGAGATGGACGCTTCTGCAAAGTCTCCGGTTGGGGTTACACCACCCCCATTGGGGGCAGGGCATCGGACACTCTGCGCAGTGTGCACCTCCCCATCATTTCAACGTGGAAGTGTAACAGCTCCTCTTCATATGCTGGATACATCACCAAGAACATGATCTGTGCCGGGTTCAACTCTGGGGGGAAAGATGCTTGCCAG GGTGACTCTGGGGGGCCGCTGGTGTGTGAAGGACGTGTGTTTGGAATAGTTTCCTGGGGCCACAGCTGTGCCAGCCCCAGATATCCAGGTGTTTACACGGCAGTTGCCAACTTTCAGAAATGGATCTACAAGACAGTCTTCAAGAAATAA